The genomic DNA GTGCCGATGGCCGTGTCGACCGACCACAACCCCGGCACCTCGCCGGCGCTGAGCCTGCTGTTGATGATGAACATGGCCTGCACGCTGTTCCGCCTCACGGTGCCAGAGGCGCTGGCCGGCGTCACCGTGCATGCGGCGCGCGCGCTGGGCCTGTCCTCGACGCACGGCGTGATCGCCGAAGGCATGCCCGCCAACTTCGTGCTGTGGAACGTGCGCGATGCGGCCGAACTCGCCTACTGGTTCGGCCAGCGTCCGGTGCGCAGCGTCGTGCGGCAAGGACGCATCGCAGTGGGAGCGACCCGATGAACACGCTGTTCGCGGCCGATGCGCTGCTGCCCGGCGGATGGGCGAAGAACGTGCTGCTGTCGTGGAACGACGCCGGCCAGCTCACGCAGGTGCAGTCCGCCGCCCAGCCCGCAGCGGGCGTGCAAATGGCGAAGGGCCCCGTGATCCCCGGCATGCCCAACCTGCATTCGCATGCCTTCCAGCGCGCCTTCGCGGGGCTGACCGAATACCGCGCCCAGCAGCAGGACAGCTTCTGGAGCTGGCGTACGCTGATGTACCGCTTTGCCGCGCGCCTCGGCCCGCAGCAGATGGAGGCCATCGCGACCTGGCTCTATGCCGAAATGCTCGAGGCGGGCTACACCAGCGTGTGCGAGTTCCAGTACGTGCATCACGATGCCGACGGCCGCCCCTATGCCGACGATGCGACGCTGAGCCTCGCATTGCTGCGCGCCGCGAAGAAGGCCGGCATCGGCTTCACGCTGCTGCCCGTGCTCTACCAGGCCAGCGGCTTCGGCGGCCTGCCGCCCAACGAGGGGCAGCGCCGCTTCATCCGCTCGACCGATTCGATGCTGCGCCTGCTCGATACGCTGAAGCCCGCGTGCGATGCGGGGGGCGCGCGGCTCGGGCTGGCACCGCATTCGCTGCGCGCCGTGCCGCCCGACGCGCTGCGCGAAGCCATTGCAGGCCTCGAGGCCATCGATCCGGGCGCGCCCATTCACATCCACATCGCCGAGCAGACCAAGGAGGTCGACGATTGCGTGGCCTGGAGCGGCCAGCGCCCGGTGGCCTGGCTGCTCGACCATGCGCCGGTCGATGCGCGCTGGTGCCTGGTGCATGCCACGCACATGGATGCGGCCGAATACGAGCGCGGCGCCAAGAGCGGCGCGGTGGCCGGCCTGTGCCCGACCACCGAGGCCAACCTGGGCGACGGCATCTTCGATTTTTCCGCCTGGCGCCACCACGGCGGCGCCTGGGGCCTGGGCTCCGACAGCCATGCCACGGTCAACGCCGCGGAAGAGCTGCTGATGCTCGAATACAGCCAGCGCCTGGCCTGGCGGCAGCGCAACGTCGGCGCCAGCGCGGCGCAGCCGCATGTGGCCACCGCGCTCACGCTCGAAGCGGTGCGCGGCGGGGCGCAGGCCTCGGGCCGGGCCATCGGCGGCCTGGCCGCGGGGCAGCAGGCCGACTTCGTCGTGCTCGATGCCGCGCAGATCGCGCTGCAGGGCCTGCCAGCGCCCGACATGCTGTCGGCCCACGTCTTTGCGAGCCACCGCACCTCGGCCATCGACACCGTCTGGGTGTCGGGCCAGCCGCGCGTCGCGGCCGGCCGCCATGCCTTGCACAACGAGGCCGCCGCCGCATTCGTCGCGGCGCGCAGCCAGCTTCTCCAGGAAAATTGAGCCCATGAGTTTCACCACCACCGAACCCGCCTTCCGCTTCCGCCAGGGCACGCGTCCCCTGCTGATCTCGATGCCGCATGTCGGCACCTACGTGCCGCCCGCGCTCGCCGCCCGCCTGACCGAAGAGGCGCGCCAGGTGCCCGACACCGACTGGCACCTCGAACGGCTCTACGGCTTCGCCGATGCGCTCGGCGCCTCGGTGCTCATCGCCACGCATTCGCGCTACGTGGTCGACCTGAACCGCCCGCCGGACGGCGCCAGCCTCTATCCGGGCCAGAGCGTCACCGGCCTGTGCCCGGTCGACACCTTCGACGACACGCCGGTCTATGCGTCCAGCGACGACCTGCCGGACGACGATGAAATCGCCGCGCGCCGCGACGCCATCTGGCAGCCCTACCACCGGCAGCTGCAGGCCGAGCTCGACCGCCTGAAGGCCGCGCACGGCACCATCGCGCTGTGGGACGCGCATTCGATCCGCTCGGTGCTGCCGCGCTTCTTCGAGGGCAAGCTGCCCGACCTGAACCTGGGCACCGGCAAGGGCACCAGCTGCGACCCGGCGCTGGCCGCCACGCTGCTGGGCATTGCCGAATCGGCCACGGGCTACACGGGCGTGCTCAACGGCCGCTTCACGGGCGGCTACATCACGCGCCAGTACGGCAACCCCGCTGCCGGCGTGCACGCGGTGCAGCTGGAAATGACGCAGTCGAGCTACATGCAGGAGAAGCTGCCCTTCGACTACCTGCCCGAAGTGGCGGCCGGCGTGCAGCCGCATGTGCGGCGCATGATCGAGGCGGTGCTGGAATTCGTCGAAGGCCGCTAAAGCACCGACGGCGGCCAGGGGCAGCCCCGCTTCCTACAATCGGGGGCTATGAAGCCCGTCACTTACACCCGCGGCCAGGCACTCGCCGGCATCCTCGAAAAGCGCATTGCCATCCTCGACGGCGCAATGGGCACGATGATCCAGCGCTTCAAGCTCACCGAGGAACAGTACCGGGGCGAGCGCTTCAAGGATTTCGAGCGCGACGTGAAGGGCAACAACGAGCTGCTCTCGCTGACGCGGCCCGACGTGATCCGCGACATCCACGAGGGCTACCTCGCGGCCGGCGCCGACCTGATCGAGACCAACACCTTCGGCGCCACCACCATCGCGCAGGAGGACTACAGGATGGCGCATCTCGCACGCGAGATGAACCTCGAATCGGCCAAGCTCGCGCGCGCGGCCTGCGACAAGTTCAGCACGCCCGACAAGCCGCGCTTCGTGGCCGGCGCCCTGGGCCCGACGCCCAAGACCGCGAGCATCAGCCCCGACGTGAACGACCCCGGCGCGCGCAACGTCGACTTCGAGCAGCTGCGCGCGGCCTACTACGAGCAGACCGAGGCGCTGGTCGAGGGCGGCGCCGACGTGATCCTGGTCGAGACCATCTTCGACACGCTCAACGCCAAGGCCGCGCTGTTCGCGGTCGACGAGTATTTCGACCACAGCGGCCAGCGCCTGCCGCTGATCATCAGCGGCACCGTGACCGACGCCTCGGGCCGCATCCTGAGCGGCCAGACCGTCACCGCGTTCTGGCACAGCGTGCGCCATGCGCAGCCGCTGGCCGTCGGGCTCAACTGCGCGCTCGGCGCCGCGCTGATGCGGCCCTACATCCAGGAACTCGCAAAGGTGGCGGGCGACACCTTCATCAGCTGCTACCCGAACGCGGGCCTGCCCAACCCGATGAGCGAGACCGGCTTCGACGAGACGCCCGACGTCACCTCGCGGCTGCTGCACGAGTTCGCGGCCGAAGGGCTGGTCAACATCGTGGGCGGCTGCTGCGGCACCACGCCGGACCACATCGCGGCGATCGGGAAGGCCGTGGCGCCGATGAGCGGCCGGCTGTTGAACAGCAACGGCTTCTACCGCGAAGCCGCGTGACCGACGGCCGGGGCTGTCGCGCCCTCGGCTGATTGACGGCATCCGGGCCGCCGCCTAGGCTGGCGGCGCAAAGGAAGCCTCATCATGAACAACAAACTTTCCCTGCGCTGGATCGGCATTGGCGCCATGGCGCTGGCCCTGCCGCTGGCCGCCGCGGCGCAGCAGGCCTTCACGCGCGGCGCGGTCAACCTGCGCGCGGGCCCCTCGGGCGACTATCCGCTGGTGGCGCGGCTCGGGCCGGGCCAGCCGCTCGACGTGATCGGCTGCACCGGCGGCTACAGCTGGTGCGACGTGGTGCTGCCCGACGGCGGACGCGGCTGGGTCTGGGCCCGGAGCCTGGACTACGCCTACCAGGAGCGGCGCGTGCCGCTGGCCAGCTATGCCGCGGTGATCGGCGTGCCCGTCGTCACGTTCGTGATCGGCAGCTACTGGGCCGACTACTACCGAGACCGGCCCTGGTACGGCGAGCGCCGCTGGTGGGGCGGCCGACCGCCGCCTCCGCCGATGCCCGGCTGGCGTCCCCCGCCGCCGGTGCGGCCGGCCTGGCAACCGAGGCCATGGCCGGGCCCGGGCTTCAAGCCCGCGCCGGGGCCCGGCTTCCATCCGCAACCGGGGCCGGGCTACCGTCCACCACGGCCGGGGCCGGGCTATCGCCCGCCGGCCGACCCGGGCATCAAGCCGCCGCGGCCCCAGCCGGCCTTCCGGCCCGGACCGCCGCCCGGCCAGCCGCAGATGCATCCGGGCGGCGGGCGCCCGCATGGAGGCGGTGAAGGTGGCGGCAGGGGTGGTGGCCGCGGCCATGGCGGCGGTGGCGGCGGTGGAAAGGGCGGCGGCCACGGCCACCGCGACTGATCAGCCGCGCGCGCTCGCGGCAGGAATGCCCGCCGCGGCCTGCCGGTCGCGCGCGATCAGTGCCACGAAGCGCTGCGCCCCCAGCCCCAGCGGCCGCTCGCGCGACCACACCACGTCGACCCACAGGTCGAGTCCGTTGCTGAGGTTCTCGAATGGAATCTCGACCAGCGCGCCCGCGGCCACGTGCGGCCTGGCGAAATTGCGCGGCAGCCAGCCCCAGCCGAGGCCGGCCGTGATCAGGCTCAGTGCGGCCAGCGCGTTGTCGGTGCGCCAGACGTGGCGCGCGAACACGAAGCGCGGATCGCTGGTGGCCAGGTCGCGCCCCGCCACCACGATCTGCCGGGTGTTCGTGAGGTGCTCCTCGCGCAGCCGCTCGCCGGCGGCCGCAAGCAGCACGGGATGGCCGGGCGCCATCACGGCCACCATGGTGTCGCTGCCGACCTCCTGAAAGCCTTCCCGCCCATCGAGGCTCGGGCGCTCGAACACCAGCGCCAGCTGCGCGCGGCCGCTGTGCAGCAGCGCCAGCGCATCGGCCTGCGGGGCGGCCAGCACCTCGACCTGCAGCAGCGGATATTCCTCGGCCAACGCGGCCAGCGGTCCGCTCCAGGGCGCGGCCAGCAACTCGGGCGCAATGGCCAGCGTGAGGCGGTTTTCCAGGCCCTGCGTGAGCGCCAGGGCCTGCACCTGCAGCTGCTTCAGCTGGGCCGCCAGCAGCCGCGCCTGCGGCTCCAGCGAACGGGCGGCGGCGGTCGGCTGCGGCTCGCGGCCGCTGCGGTCGAACAGGGGCAGGGCCAGTTCGGCCTCGAGGTTGGCAATGGCCATGCTGACGGCCGAGGGCACCTTGTGCAGTGCGCGCGCCGCAGCCGAAAAGGAGCCGTGGTCGATCACGGCCAGGAAGACCTCGACGTTGTCGCTGGAGAAAGCCATCTGCTGCACCTATCTATCAATAAAATTGAAATAAGTTGACTTTTTATATCAGCGAACAGCAAATAAAGTCCAGCCATCGTCTTCATCCGCCAGAGGAAACAGTCATGCAGGGGTTCCAGCGCCGCGTCGTCTACATCAGCCTTTACGAAGGAATCGCCATCGTGGCCGCCAGTGCCGGGCTGGCGCTGATGACCGACGCCGGGCTCGGGCATTCGGGCGTGCTGGCGGTGGCCGCCTCGGTCATTGCCGTGATCTGGAACCTGGTCTTCAACGCCCTGTTCGAGCGCTGGGAGTCGCGCCAGGCGGTGCGCGGGCGCAGCGTGCGCCGGCGCGTGGCGCATGCCGTCGGCTTCGAGGGCGGATTGATCGCGGTGCTGGTGCCGCTGTTTGCCTGGGGCCTTGGCGTGACGCTCTGGCAGGCGCTGGTGATGGACCTGGGCCTGGTGGTGTTCTTCCTAGTCTACACCTTCGTCTTCAACTGGGGCTTCGACCGGGTGTTCGGGCTGCCGGCCTCGGCCGCGCCCGCCAAGACCGGCCCGGCAACGGCGGCCGGGCAGGGCGCCTGAACGACCCTGGCGGCCGCGGTCCTTGCCGCAGCCGGTAAAATTGCGCTCCCTTCCAAGGAGCGTTGCAGCGGCGGCCCGCATCGAGAGGCCCGCCGTCAGGCTTGGAAGGCGCCCTGCCGCCAGGGCGCAAGCCGCAAACGACGCTCACCTGACGTTTTTTCCTGCCCAGGTGAGCCCCCATGAACGAAGTCTCCACGCCCCGCGTCCCCCCGATGAAGCTGTCCGGCCTCGAACCGGTGGCCATCGATGCCGGGTCGCTGTTCGTCAACATCGGCGAGCGCACCAACGTCACCGGCTCCAAGGCCTTCGCGCGGATGATCCTGAACGGCCAGTTCGAGGACGCCCTGGCCGTGGCGCGCCAGCAGGTCGAGAACGGCGCGCAGGTGATCGACATCAACATGGACGAGGCCATGCTCGACAGCAAGGCCGCGATGGTGCGCTTTCTGAACCTGATTGCCAGCGAGCCCGACATCGCGCGCGTGCCGGTGATGGTCGACAGTTCCAAGTGGGAAGTGATCGAGGCCGGCCTGCGCTGCATCCAGGGCAAGGGCATCGTCAACTCCATCTCCATGAAGGAGGGGGTCGACAAGTTCAAGCACGAGGCCAAGCTCGTGAGGCGCTACGGCGCCGCGGCGGTGGTGATGGCCTTCGACGAGAAGGGCCAGGCCGACACCTACGAACGCAAGATCGAGATCTGCGAGCGCGCCTACCGCATCCTGGTGGACGAGGTGGGCTTTCCGCCCGAGGACATCATCTTCGACCCCAACATCTTCGCGATTGCCACCGGCATCGAGGAGCACGACAACTACGCGGTCGACTTCATCAACGCGGTGCGCTGGATCAAGCAGAACCTGCCGGGCGCCAAGGTGTCGGGCGGCGTGAGCAACGTGAGCTTCAGCTTCCGCGGCAACGACCCGGTGCGCGAAGCGATCCACACCGTGTTCCTGTACCACGCGATCCAGGCGGGCATGGACATGGGCATCGTCAATGCCGGCATGGTGGGCGTGTACGACGACCTCGAGCCGACCCTGCGCGAGCGCGTGGAAGACGTGGTGCTCAACCGCCGCCCGGACGCCGGTGAACGCCTGGTCGAAGTGGCCGAGACCGCCAAGAGCGGCGCCAAGGACGACAGCAAGAAGCTCGAATGGCGCGGCACGCCGGAGCATCCGGTGCACGTCAACCAGCGCCTCTCGCATGCCATGGTGCACGGCATCACCGATTTCATCGTCGAGGACACCGAAGAAGCCTACCGGCAGATCCTCGCCAAGGGCGGCCGTCCGCTGCACGTGATCGAAGGGCCGCTGATGGACGGCATGAACATCGTGGGCGATCTGTTCGGCCAGGGCAAGATGTTCCTGCCGCAGGTGGTGAAGTCGGCGCGCGTGATGAAGTCGGCCGTGGCCCACCTCATCCCCTACATCGAGGAAGAAAAGCGCCAGGACGAGGCCGCGGGCCGCGACGTGCGCACCAAGGGCAAGATCATCATCGCCACCGTCAAGGGCGACGTGCACGACATCGGCAAGAACATTGTCACGGTCGTGCTCCAGTGCAACAACTTCGAGGTGGTGAACATGGGCGTGATGGTCCCGTGCCACGAGATCCTGGCCAAGGCGAAGGTCGAGGGCGCGGACATCGTGGGCCTCTCCGGCCTCATCACGCCGAGCCTGGAAGAAATGCAGTACGTGGCCGGCGAGATGCAGAAGGACGACCACTTCCGCATCAAGAAGATTCCGCTTCTGATCGGCGGCGCCACCACCAGCCGCGTGCACACCGCCGTGAAGATCGCGCCGCACTACGAAGGCCCGGTGGTCTACGTGCCCGATGCCTCGCGCAGCGTGAGCGTGGCGCAGTCGCTGCTCTCCGACCAGGCCACCGCGTACATCGACGAGATCAACGCCGACTACGAGAAGGTGCGCACGCAGCACGCCAACAAGAAGCAGGTGCCGATGTGGCCGCTGGCCAAGGCGCGCGCCAACAAGACGCCGGTCGACTGGTCCGGCTACACGCCGCCGGTGCCCAAGTTCATCGGCCGGCGCCTGTTCAAGAACTTCGACCTGACCGAGCTCGCCAGGTACATCGACTGGGGCCCGTTCTTCCAGACCTGGGACCTCGCCGGCCCGTTCCCGGCCATCCTGAAGGACGAGATCGTCGGCACCGAGGCCGTGCGCGTGTATGCCGATGGCCAGCGCATGCTCAAGCGCCTGATCGAAGGGCGCTGGCTCAGCGCGAGTGGCGTGGTCGGCTTCTGGCCCGCCAACACGGTGAACGACGACGACATCGAGCTCTACACCGACGAGACGCGCAGCGAGGTCGCGCTCACCTGGTACGGCATGCGCCAGCAGACCGAGAAGCAGGTGATCGACGGCGTGATGCGCCCGAGCCGCTGCCTGGCCGACTTCGTCGCGCCCAAGGACAGCGGGCTGAAAGACTACGTGGGCGTGTTCGCGGTGACCGCGGGCCTGGGTGTCGAGAAGAAGGAGAAGTACTTCATCGACGACCTCGACGACTACTCCGCCATCATGCTCAAGGCCCTGGCCGACCGGCTGGCCGAGGCCTTTGCCGAATCGCTGCACCACCGCGTGCGCACCGACCTCTGGGGCTATGCGCCCGACGAGGGCCTGAGCAACGAGGACATGATCGCCGAGAAATACCGCGGCATCCGTCCCGCGCCCGGCTACCCGGCCTGCCCCGACCACAGCGTGAAGCGCCCGATGTTCGACCTTCTGGGCTGCGCGGACATTGGCATGACGCTGACCGAAAGCCTCGCTATGATGCCCGCCGCCAGCGTGAGCGGCTTCTACCTGAGCCACCCCGAGTCGACGTACTTCAATGTCGGCAAGATCGGGCACGATCAATTGCAGGACCAGGCGGCGCGGCGCAAGGAGAGCGAATCCGACCTCGAGCGCCTGCTGGCGCCGAACCTTTGAACCTGCCGGCCGGCGTGGCCGACCGGCACCGGGAGTTGTTATTCAGAAGCTGATATTTGCTGCCGCGCACTACGCGGCATTGGCGGTCTTTGTCCTTGGCTGCTGGGGCTTCGGGCGTGCGCTGCTGGCGCGCCTCGCGCCGCCGCCGCGCCGGGACGCCTGGCTCGAAGCGGCCATGGCGGCGGCCCTGGGCGTGGGTTTGTTCATCTGCGCCTTCCAGCTGCTGGCGATCTTCGGCGCGTTCAAGCCGGGCGCCACCGTGGCGCTGATCGCCGCCGGCGTGGTGGCGGCCGTGCTGCAGCTGCGGCCCTGGTGGCGCGAAGCGCGGGCGCTTCGTGCCGCCGGCGCGGGGGCCGCGCCATGGACCCGCGCCGAAAGGATCGCCGCGATCGCGCTGGCCCTGGTGGCGCTGCCCGCGCTGGTCGCGCCGCTCGCGCCGCCCGCCGCCTTCGACGAGCTGATGTACCACCTGCCCTATGCGCGGCAGGTGGCCCAGCAGGGCTCGCTGGGCATCCACGAGTGGCTGCGCTACCCCTGGTTCCCGTACAACTACAACCTGCTCTATGCGGCCGCGCTGCAGGTGGGCGACGACGTGCTGCCGCACTTTCTCAATGCGCTGGCCGGAGCGCTTTCGGCGGTGATGGTCTACCGCCTCGGCATCCAGCACGCCAACCGGCTCACGGCCTGCATCGGCGCGGCCATCTGGATCGGCATCGGCGACTATTCGAATGCGCTGATCGACATGGGCGTGGCGCTCTTCGTGCTCAGTGCCTGCGTGGCGCTGTGGTGGTGGCGCGACTCAGAGCCGCTGCAGGGCGGCACGCGCTGGCTCGGGCTGGCGGCGTTCTGCCTTGGGGTGGCGGCGGGTTCGAAATACCAGGCGCTCACCTTCCTGCCGCTGGTGGCGCTGTTCGTCGTCTGGCACGAGCGCCGGCCCAAGGCCTGGGCGCTGGCGCTGCTGTGCTTCCTGATTCCGTGCGTGTACTGGTACGCGCGCAACGCCATCATGACCGGCGATCCGTTCAACCCCATCGGCGCGCGCGTGTTCGGCTTCACCGACTGGATCCCGGCCGACTACGTGCAGCAGGTGGCCGACGTGCGCGACCATGCGGCACGGCCCAACGCGCTGATCTGGGCCGTGTTCCTGGCGCCGTTCAGCCTGCTGTGGAAGCGCTCGGCCGCGCTGCGCGCCGCGGGCTGGTTCTGCTTCTATTCCGTGGCCGTGTGGCTTTTGACCTCGCGCTATCCACGCTACCTCACGGCTTCGTTTCCGCTGCTCGCGCTGATGGCGGCCATCGGCTGGCAGGTGCTGTTCGGCTGGATCGCCGCGGGCGTGCGCCGCGTGTTTGGGGCCCGGGGCGGGCCGGCGGGTGCCGCGCCTGCCGCCGTGGCACCTGCCGGGCGCCTGGGCCTGGTGGGCGACTGGATCGTCGTGCTGCTCCTGGCGGCACTGGCCGCGGTGTCGCTGCGCCAGACGGCGGGCAAGGTGGCGATGATCTCGCCCACGCCCGAAACGCGCGAAGCCTTCCTGCGCCAGCATGTGCCGGGCTATGCCGCCATGGACTACCTGCGCCAGCATGCCACCGGTCGCGTCTACCAGATCGCGCTGAACGAGGCGATCTACTACGGCCCCAATCCGATCTGGGGCGATACGCTCGGCCCGTGGCGCTACCGCGATTTCCTGCTGCTGCTGCCCGGCGACATGGCGCGCAAGCTGGCCGCGATGGGATTCACGGCCATCGTCATGCCGACCTCGATGGTGCCCACGCTGGCCACCCGGCCCGGCTTCGACGCGCATTTCGCCCTGCTGTACGAAAAAGACGGCGGCCGGGTCTACCGCATTCTCTCGACCGCACCATGACCGACGACAACCCATCCGCCGCCGCCCGCGCCCCGATCCGCATCGCGGCGGTGATCCCCTGCTACAACGAGGCGCTGTCGATCGCGCAGGTGGTCGCGCAGTTCCGCGCGGCGCTGCCCGAGGCCGAGATCCATGTCTTCGACAACAACTCGACCGACGACACGGCCGCCATCGCGCGCGCGAGCGGCGCCACGGTGACGCACGTGGCGGCGCCGGGCAAGGGCAACGTCGTGCGCCGCATGTTCGCCGACGTCGAGGCCGACGTGTACGTGACGGTCGACGGCGACGCCACCTACGACGTGGCCAGCGCGCCGCGGCTGGTGGATGCGCTGGTGGAGCGCAATCTCGACATGGTGGTGGGCTGCCGCGTCGACGACGGGCAGAACGCGCTCACCTACCGCGCCGGCCACCGCTTCGGCAACCGGCTGCTCACGGGCGCGGTGGCGCAGCTCTTCGGCGGCGGGCTGACCGACATGCTCTCGGGCTACCGCGTGTTCTCGCGCCGCTATGCCAAGTCGTTTCCCGCGCTTTCACAGGGCTTCGAGATCGAGACCGAGCTCACGGTGCATGCGCTCGAACTGCGCATGCCCCATGCGGAGTTCGACACCGCCTACAGCACGCGGCCCGAAGGCTCGCACAGCAAGCTCTCGACCTACCGCGACGGCTGGCGCATCCTGAAGACCATCTGCAAGCTGTTCATCAGCGAGCGGCCGCTGCAGTTCTTCTCGATCCTTGCGGCGGTGCTTGCGGCGGGCGCGATCGCACTGGCCATTCCGCTGCTGCTCACCTACCTGCACACCGGCCTGGTGCCCCGGCTCCCCACGGCGGTGCTGGCGACGGGCGCCATGCTGGCCGCCATGCTGTCGATGGTGTGCGGCGTCGTGATGCACGCCATCCGGCTCGCCCGCCGCGAGGCCAAGCGGCTGCGCTACCTCGCGATTCCCGGCGTCGGGCAGTTCCGCCGCACGCCATGAAGGCGGGCCGCGAGTTCCTGGCGTTCGCCATTGTCGGGGCGGCGGGATTCGTGGTCGACGTGGCCGTGCTGTACCTTGCGGCGCCGCTGCTGGGCTGGTACGGCGCGCGGGTGCTGTCGTTTCTTGCGGCGGCAACGGCCACCTGGGCATTGAACCGGCGCTACACCTTCGCGGCGCGGCGCTCCTCGGGCGCGGCGACGCCGATCGTGCGCGAATACCTCGGCTATCTGGCCACCATGCTGGGCGGGGCGGTCGTCAACTACGGCGCGTATGTGCTGGTGCTGCACTGGGCTTCGGGCCCCTGGGCTCCCGCGGCCGGCGTGGCGCTGGGCAGCTGCGCAGGGCTGGCCGTGAACTTCCTGTCCGCGCGCTACCTGGTGTTTCGCGCGAAGTAGCAGTGTTGCTCCCTCCCCCTCTGGGGGAGGGCTGGGGTGGGGGCACGCGGCGCATCCATCGGCGCTCTGCCTGCCCCCATCCCGACCTTCCCCCAGAGGGGGAAGGAGAAAGTGCAGCGTTGGCGCTCAGTGCGCCGCCGACACCACCACGGGGATTTCGGTCGCGGGCGGCGTGTTGCGGCTGCGGCCGCAGCGCACGATGCCGTCGATCATCACCATGCCCACGCCCGGAATGTCGCCGAGCTGCACGCTCTCGAGCAGGCCCGGCGCGGGCGAATGCTGCGCGCGGTCCATGAAGACGAAATCGGCGTCGCGGCCCACCTCGATCAGCCCGCAGTTGAGCTTGCGGATCTTCGCGGTGTTGCCGGTGGCAAAGCAGAACACCAGCTCGGCCGGGATGTTTGCAATGGACGACAGCATGGCCACCATGCGCAGGATGCCCAGCGGCTGCACGCCGGAGCCCGCGGGCCCGTCGGTGCCGAGGATCACGCGGTGCGGGCACTTGAGCTCGAGCGCGGCCTTGGCCGCGGCGATGGCCACCTTCTCGTTGCCGTTGTGCACGATCTCGATCGCGCGCGAGCTCTTCTCGCACAGCTCGCACACATGCGCCTCGGGCAGCGAGGTGTGGCCGCCGTTGATGTGGCCGATGATGTCGGCGTCGGCCTCCAGCACCACGTCCTTGTCGATCAGGCCCGAGCCCGGGATCGACGGGCCGCCCGTGTGGATCGTGCTCTGGATGCCGTACTTGCGCGCCCAGGCCACCATCTCCTTGGCCTCGTAGCCGGCCTTCACCGAGCCCAGGCCCACTTCGCCCAGCAGGCCCACGCCGGCGTCGGCGAGTTCCTTGAAGTCGCTCTCGACCATGCCCTTCTCGATCACCGGCGCGCCGGCCAGCACCTTCACGCCGCCCGGGCGGAAGTTGTCGAACGCGCGCTGCGCGGTGATGGCCAGCGCCTTCAGGCCCACGATGTCCTTGGGCCGGCCGGGCAGGTGCACCTCGCCGGCCGAGATCATGGTGGTGACGCCGCCGTGCATGGTCGAGTCGATCCAGCCGATCTGGCCCTGGCGCGGCGTCCAGTCGCCGAACACCGGGTGCACGTGGCTGTCGATCAGGCCGGGCGCGACGCAGGTCTTCTTCGCGTCGATGACGGTCTGCGCACCTTCGAGGTCGCAGTCCTTTTCCTTGCCGACTGCCACGATCAGCCCGTCGTTCACCACGAGGGTGTCCGCGTCCAGGATGGGCTTGTCGATGTCGCCCGAGAGCAGCAGCCCTATGTTCTTGATGACGACCTTGCCCGACTTTGCGCCGGCTGCGATTTCTGCCATTTCGTGGTGTCCTCGTCGTGGGGTGGGGAGTTGTTCTCTTGTTCCTGGATGTCGTCCGCGCGCACGGTTCGCAGCACGGTCTCGATCACGAAGTCTTCCCAGTGCGTGATCGCCTCGGGCGACTCCAGCGGCTCGCCCAGGAAGGCCGTGAGCGTGTGCCGGTTCGAGGTGTAGAAGTAGCCGGTGGACGCGATCAGCAGATAGATGTCGCGCGCGTTCAGGTCGCGGCGGAACAGGCCCTGCGCCGCGCCGCTCGCCAGGATCTCGGCAATGATCGCCACCGCCCGCGACGAGTATTCGCGCGCCCTGAGCGACTTCGAGATGTGCCGGCCCTTGTGCAGGTTCTCGGTGT from Variovorax sp. V93 includes the following:
- a CDS encoding formimidoylglutamate deiminase codes for the protein MNTLFAADALLPGGWAKNVLLSWNDAGQLTQVQSAAQPAAGVQMAKGPVIPGMPNLHSHAFQRAFAGLTEYRAQQQDSFWSWRTLMYRFAARLGPQQMEAIATWLYAEMLEAGYTSVCEFQYVHHDADGRPYADDATLSLALLRAAKKAGIGFTLLPVLYQASGFGGLPPNEGQRRFIRSTDSMLRLLDTLKPACDAGGARLGLAPHSLRAVPPDALREAIAGLEAIDPGAPIHIHIAEQTKEVDDCVAWSGQRPVAWLLDHAPVDARWCLVHATHMDAAEYERGAKSGAVAGLCPTTEANLGDGIFDFSAWRHHGGAWGLGSDSHATVNAAEELLMLEYSQRLAWRQRNVGASAAQPHVATALTLEAVRGGAQASGRAIGGLAAGQQADFVVLDAAQIALQGLPAPDMLSAHVFASHRTSAIDTVWVSGQPRVAAGRHALHNEAAAAFVAARSQLLQEN
- the hutG gene encoding N-formylglutamate deformylase: MSFTTTEPAFRFRQGTRPLLISMPHVGTYVPPALAARLTEEARQVPDTDWHLERLYGFADALGASVLIATHSRYVVDLNRPPDGASLYPGQSVTGLCPVDTFDDTPVYASSDDLPDDDEIAARRDAIWQPYHRQLQAELDRLKAAHGTIALWDAHSIRSVLPRFFEGKLPDLNLGTGKGTSCDPALAATLLGIAESATGYTGVLNGRFTGGYITRQYGNPAAGVHAVQLEMTQSSYMQEKLPFDYLPEVAAGVQPHVRRMIEAVLEFVEGR
- a CDS encoding homocysteine S-methyltransferase family protein, with translation MKPVTYTRGQALAGILEKRIAILDGAMGTMIQRFKLTEEQYRGERFKDFERDVKGNNELLSLTRPDVIRDIHEGYLAAGADLIETNTFGATTIAQEDYRMAHLAREMNLESAKLARAACDKFSTPDKPRFVAGALGPTPKTASISPDVNDPGARNVDFEQLRAAYYEQTEALVEGGADVILVETIFDTLNAKAALFAVDEYFDHSGQRLPLIISGTVTDASGRILSGQTVTAFWHSVRHAQPLAVGLNCALGAALMRPYIQELAKVAGDTFISCYPNAGLPNPMSETGFDETPDVTSRLLHEFAAEGLVNIVGGCCGTTPDHIAAIGKAVAPMSGRLLNSNGFYREAA
- a CDS encoding SH3 domain-containing protein, whose protein sequence is MNNKLSLRWIGIGAMALALPLAAAAQQAFTRGAVNLRAGPSGDYPLVARLGPGQPLDVIGCTGGYSWCDVVLPDGGRGWVWARSLDYAYQERRVPLASYAAVIGVPVVTFVIGSYWADYYRDRPWYGERRWWGGRPPPPPMPGWRPPPPVRPAWQPRPWPGPGFKPAPGPGFHPQPGPGYRPPRPGPGYRPPADPGIKPPRPQPAFRPGPPPGQPQMHPGGGRPHGGGEGGGRGGGRGHGGGGGGGKGGGHGHRD
- a CDS encoding LysR family transcriptional regulator; translated protein: MAFSSDNVEVFLAVIDHGSFSAAARALHKVPSAVSMAIANLEAELALPLFDRSGREPQPTAAARSLEPQARLLAAQLKQLQVQALALTQGLENRLTLAIAPELLAAPWSGPLAALAEEYPLLQVEVLAAPQADALALLHSGRAQLALVFERPSLDGREGFQEVGSDTMVAVMAPGHPVLLAAAGERLREEHLTNTRQIVVAGRDLATSDPRFVFARHVWRTDNALAALSLITAGLGWGWLPRNFARPHVAAGALVEIPFENLSNGLDLWVDVVWSRERPLGLGAQRFVALIARDRQAAAGIPAASARG
- a CDS encoding PACE efflux transporter; its protein translation is MQGFQRRVVYISLYEGIAIVAASAGLALMTDAGLGHSGVLAVAASVIAVIWNLVFNALFERWESRQAVRGRSVRRRVAHAVGFEGGLIAVLVPLFAWGLGVTLWQALVMDLGLVVFFLVYTFVFNWGFDRVFGLPASAAPAKTGPATAAGQGA